One window from the genome of Candidatus Eisenbacteria bacterium encodes:
- a CDS encoding sigma-54-dependent Fis family transcriptional regulator, translated as MAAEKILVVDDEQSMTQFLGIVLRKEGYQVTTVNSGREALEKVRTENFDVVISDIKMPGMDGIQVLQSIKKHDPNIPVVLMTAYASQQSAIDAVNLGALQYLLKNAKNDEIKLAVRNALELRKVRTENQFLKRELKKGHEEKTIVGSSEEMTRVFRMVDKVADSEATILVQGDSGTGKELIAREIHYRSRRGSGPFVSINCGAIPRDLLESNLFGHVKGSFTGAVKDSPGLFQVAEGGTFFLDEVGEMPLATQVKLLRALQEREIIPVGGTQPVKIDCRLVAATNVDLEKEVAEGRFRADLFFRLNVIPLRMPSLRQRRDDIPLLVDHFLRRQLRDGTPKTVTKEAMELLMKYDWPGNVRELENVMERALVLDEGGVIGPEDLPDKIRFGHSQKGSLVIDSPNMTLDELEKEYILKVLNYTRWQKKRSSELLGINASTLYRKLIAYGIEKPGAGRDGGVDELAAEGDERAA; from the coding sequence ATGGCTGCGGAGAAGATCCTGGTCGTCGACGACGAGCAGAGCATGACCCAGTTCCTCGGCATCGTGCTGAGGAAGGAGGGCTACCAGGTCACGACGGTCAACAGCGGCCGGGAGGCGCTCGAAAAGGTCCGGACCGAGAACTTCGACGTCGTGATCAGCGACATCAAGATGCCCGGCATGGACGGCATCCAGGTCCTGCAGAGCATCAAGAAACACGATCCCAACATCCCGGTCGTGCTGATGACCGCGTACGCGTCGCAGCAGTCGGCGATCGATGCGGTCAACCTGGGTGCGCTCCAGTACCTGCTGAAGAACGCCAAGAACGACGAGATCAAACTCGCGGTCCGCAACGCCCTCGAGCTTCGCAAGGTCCGGACCGAGAACCAGTTCCTCAAGCGCGAACTGAAGAAGGGCCACGAGGAGAAGACCATCGTCGGCTCCTCGGAGGAGATGACGCGCGTGTTCCGCATGGTGGACAAGGTCGCCGACAGCGAGGCGACCATCCTCGTGCAGGGCGACAGCGGCACGGGCAAGGAGCTCATCGCCCGCGAGATCCACTACCGCAGCCGCCGCGGGAGCGGGCCATTCGTGAGCATCAACTGCGGCGCCATTCCGCGCGACCTGCTCGAGAGCAATCTGTTCGGCCACGTGAAGGGCTCGTTCACGGGCGCGGTGAAGGACTCGCCGGGACTCTTCCAGGTCGCCGAAGGCGGGACGTTCTTCCTCGACGAGGTCGGGGAGATGCCGCTCGCGACGCAGGTCAAGCTGCTGCGCGCGCTGCAGGAGCGGGAGATCATCCCGGTCGGAGGCACGCAGCCGGTCAAGATCGACTGCCGGCTGGTGGCGGCCACGAACGTGGACCTCGAAAAGGAGGTCGCCGAGGGACGCTTCCGCGCCGACCTGTTCTTCCGCCTCAACGTCATTCCGCTGCGCATGCCCTCGCTGCGGCAGCGCCGCGACGACATTCCGCTGCTGGTGGACCACTTCCTGCGGCGCCAGCTTCGCGACGGCACGCCCAAGACGGTCACCAAGGAAGCCATGGAGCTGCTCATGAAGTACGACTGGCCCGGCAACGTGCGCGAGCTCGAGAACGTGATGGAGCGCGCGCTGGTGCTGGACGAGGGCGGGGTCATCGGGCCCGAGGACCTGCCCGACAAGATCCGCTTCGGCCACAGCCAGAAGGGCAGCCTGGTCATTGATTCGCCCAACATGACGCTCGACGAGCTCGAGAAGGAATACATCCTCAAGGTCCTGAACTACACGCGCTGGCAGAAGAAGCGCTCCAGCGAGCTGCTGGGCATCAACGCCTCGACCCTGTACCGCAAGCTCATCGCCTACGGCATCGAGAAGCCGGGCGCGGGGCGGGACGGCGGCGTGGACGAACTGGCGGCGGAAGGGGACGAGCGGGCTGCGTGA